A region of Nocardioides alkalitolerans DNA encodes the following proteins:
- a CDS encoding response regulator, translating to MDETAPEQVRTPVALVVDPDVEDALWVAGVLQASGFEVLRADDAVSALVVAEAHAPDLVMVDAQLGAGADGVEVARRLRARSTTFIVLHSERDDELDIVRGLAAGADAFLLRPLSGRELKVRIAAVMRRPADRFVRPAVDGVPTAPAAAAPAAPAAPGPAADPAPAPAPAPAPAAPVVPVEPAGVGYEDGWVVFGPLRVHPDDAVAVVDTRPVALNPRAFDLLEVLLYADGHPRTAADLSIAIHDDPARVADLSRVELLMRGLTHTLRGVDAGRRWIELDEHGYRLVRD from the coding sequence GTGGATGAGACAGCCCCGGAGCAGGTGCGGACACCCGTCGCCCTCGTCGTCGATCCCGACGTCGAGGACGCGCTGTGGGTGGCCGGCGTGCTCCAGGCGTCCGGGTTCGAGGTGCTGCGCGCCGACGACGCGGTGTCCGCGCTCGTCGTGGCCGAGGCGCACGCGCCCGACCTCGTCATGGTCGACGCCCAGCTGGGCGCCGGTGCCGACGGGGTCGAGGTCGCGCGTCGGCTCCGGGCCCGCAGCACCACGTTCATCGTGCTCCACTCCGAGCGCGACGACGAGCTGGACATCGTGCGCGGGCTCGCCGCCGGAGCCGATGCCTTCCTGCTGCGGCCGCTGAGCGGCCGCGAGCTCAAGGTGCGGATCGCCGCCGTCATGCGGCGGCCCGCCGACCGGTTCGTGCGTCCTGCGGTGGACGGCGTTCCGACGGCCCCGGCCGCGGCTGCTCCTGCTGCTCCCGCGGCTCCGGGACCGGCAGCGGATCCGGCACCGGCACCGGCTCCCGCGCCGGCTCCGGCGGCGCCGGTGGTGCCTGTGGAGCCGGCCGGCGTCGGCTACGAGGACGGCTGGGTCGTGTTCGGACCCCTGCGCGTCCACCCCGACGACGCCGTCGCCGTCGTGGACACCCGCCCCGTCGCGCTGAACCCGCGGGCGTTCGACCTGCTCGAGGTGCTGTTGTACGCCGACGGCCACCCCCGCACCGCGGCCGACCTCTCGATCGCCATCCACGACGACCCGGCCCGCGTCGCCGACCTGTCCCGCGTCGAGCTGCTGATGCGCGGGCTCACCCACACGCTGCGCGGCGTCGACGCCGGCCGTCGGTGGATCGAGCTCGA
- a CDS encoding glycosyltransferase, with translation MPFDVPWLLPFGLVGIASWGVWLVRRVLSAITRPVVNDFRTTTTVVVPSYREDPDVLMRCLETWRRQGPSRIIVVLDLADTEAFERIQALGDPAVEALLFKHTGKRSALGAGLRLVDTELVLLVDSDTSWEAGLHEAIQMPFVDPAVGAVSTRQNVYLPKSSIWRRVADWIIDLRYHDYAPAMGRYGGVICASGRTAAYRMSVIGHRIHDLEHEIFLGRQCVAGDDGRLTWLVLSQGFRVAHQDSARALSMFPDTFRAFVKQRVRWSRNSYRCYLTAVARGWVFRAPLISQVTIMQILLTPVTMGTAIIFIGLTLRSSDPATALVLAVVWFVVGRGIRGISHLQRRPEDLWLLPLVTAVVVLVAWPIKTYAFFTMNKQGWLTRSADSIGGEGQTEKSLRAEASA, from the coding sequence GTGCCGTTCGACGTGCCCTGGCTGCTGCCGTTCGGCCTCGTCGGCATCGCCTCGTGGGGCGTGTGGCTGGTACGTCGCGTGCTGTCCGCCATCACCCGTCCGGTCGTCAACGACTTCCGCACGACCACGACGGTCGTGGTGCCGTCCTACCGCGAGGACCCCGACGTCCTGATGCGGTGCCTGGAGACCTGGCGCCGCCAGGGACCGTCGCGGATCATCGTCGTGCTCGACCTCGCCGACACGGAGGCGTTCGAGCGGATCCAGGCCCTAGGCGACCCCGCGGTCGAGGCGCTGCTCTTCAAGCACACCGGCAAGCGCTCCGCCCTCGGCGCCGGTCTCCGCCTCGTCGACACCGAGCTGGTGCTGCTCGTCGACTCGGACACCTCGTGGGAGGCCGGGCTCCACGAGGCCATCCAGATGCCGTTCGTCGACCCCGCCGTGGGCGCCGTCAGCACCCGGCAGAACGTCTACCTGCCGAAGTCGAGCATCTGGCGCCGGGTGGCCGACTGGATCATCGACCTGCGCTACCACGACTACGCCCCGGCGATGGGCCGGTACGGCGGCGTCATCTGCGCGTCGGGCCGCACCGCGGCGTACCGGATGTCCGTGATCGGGCACCGGATCCACGACCTCGAGCACGAGATCTTCCTCGGCCGGCAGTGCGTGGCGGGCGACGACGGACGGCTCACCTGGCTCGTCCTGTCGCAGGGGTTCCGCGTCGCGCACCAGGACAGCGCCCGGGCGCTGTCGATGTTTCCCGACACGTTCCGCGCCTTCGTGAAGCAGCGGGTGCGGTGGAGCCGCAACTCCTACCGCTGCTACCTGACCGCGGTCGCCCGCGGCTGGGTGTTCCGGGCCCCGCTGATCTCGCAGGTCACGATCATGCAGATCCTGCTGACCCCGGTCACGATGGGCACCGCGATCATCTTCATCGGGCTGACCCTGCGGTCCAGCGACCCGGCGACGGCGCTCGTGCTGGCGGTGGTCTGGTTCGTCGTGGGCCGCGGGATCCGCGGAATCTCCCACCTGCAGCGGCGTCCCGAGGACCTCTGGCTGCTGCCCCTGGTGACCGCGGTGGTCGTGCTCGTGGCGTGGCCCATCAAGACCTACGCGTTCTTCACGATGAACAAGCAGGGCTGGCTGACGCGCTCCGCCGACTCGATCGGCGGCGAGGGCCAGACGGAGAAGAGCCTGCGCGCGGAGGCGAGCGCGTGA
- a CDS encoding right-handed parallel beta-helix repeat-containing protein: protein MPTALTGRARLSVVVARSLVGVLGASSVLAGCGLVGGDGGSSTATEGCPADAEVVGTADELRDALAAARPGDTFALADGTYTGTFTATASGSADAPITLCGSAATVLDGGSVDEGYTLHLDGASWWAVSGVTVTGGKKGVMLSGATDNTLRGITVHGTGDEAVHLRQGSSRNTLSGSTVFDTGLREADFGEGVYVGSAESNWCDLTDCAPDRSDGNVIEGNVIRATTAEAVDVKEGTSGGRVSGNTFEGPVGAAVDALVDVKGNDWVVEGNTFAADGVAVQVHQVVDGWGRRATVRANVFDGAADPAVEVVGAARDGGSTVACGQQVRSGELSDVPCG, encoded by the coding sequence ATGCCGACCGCGCTGACCGGCCGCGCGCGCCTGAGCGTCGTCGTCGCGCGGTCGCTGGTGGGGGTGCTGGGGGCGTCGTCGGTGCTCGCGGGATGCGGCCTGGTGGGCGGCGACGGCGGCTCGTCCACGGCGACGGAGGGGTGTCCCGCCGACGCCGAGGTGGTGGGCACCGCCGACGAGCTGCGCGACGCGCTCGCCGCGGCGCGCCCCGGGGACACGTTCGCGCTGGCCGACGGCACCTACACGGGCACCTTCACGGCGACGGCCTCCGGGTCGGCGGACGCCCCGATCACCCTCTGCGGCAGCGCGGCGACGGTGCTCGACGGGGGGAGCGTGGACGAGGGCTACACCCTGCACCTGGACGGCGCGTCGTGGTGGGCCGTGAGCGGCGTGACGGTGACGGGCGGCAAGAAGGGCGTCATGCTGAGCGGCGCCACTGACAACACCCTCCGCGGGATCACGGTGCACGGCACCGGGGACGAGGCCGTCCACCTGCGGCAGGGGTCGTCGCGCAACACGCTGAGCGGGAGCACCGTCTTCGACACCGGGCTCCGGGAGGCGGACTTCGGGGAGGGGGTCTACGTGGGGAGTGCCGAGAGCAACTGGTGCGACCTCACCGACTGCGCGCCCGACCGCAGCGACGGCAACGTCATCGAGGGCAACGTCATCCGTGCGACGACCGCCGAGGCGGTCGACGTGAAGGAGGGCACGAGCGGCGGGCGTGTCTCCGGCAACACGTTCGAGGGTCCGGTCGGCGCGGCCGTGGACGCGCTCGTCGACGTGAAGGGCAACGACTGGGTGGTGGAGGGCAACACGTTCGCGGCGGACGGTGTCGCCGTGCAGGTGCACCAGGTCGTGGACGGTTGGGGGCGGCGCGCGACGGTGCGCGCCAACGTCTTCGACGGTGCCGCCGACCCGGCGGTGGAGGTCGTGGGCGCGGCTCGGGACGGCGGGTCGACGGTCGCGTGCGGACAACAGGTGAGGAGCGGGGAGCTGAGCGATGTGCCCTGTGGATGA